In a genomic window of Candidatus Obscuribacterales bacterium:
- a CDS encoding biliverdin-producing heme oxygenase, whose protein sequence is KNIIRSALDLPNGLGTDMYEFPALATPAAKRRIKEQYRQALDSLPLDDETIERIVAEANDAFTLNRDVMHELEDEVKAAIGDHTFDLLTRQDRPGSTARCPHHSSDRELVVG, encoded by the coding sequence AAAAATATTATCCGCTCGGCGCTCGACCTCCCCAACGGTCTAGGCACCGACATGTATGAGTTTCCTGCCCTAGCCACACCAGCAGCAAAGCGCAGGATTAAGGAACAATATCGCCAAGCCCTGGATTCCCTCCCCTTAGACGACGAGACCATTGAACGCATCGTCGCTGAAGCCAATGATGCCTTTACCCTCAACCGCGACGTGATGCATGAGCTAGAAGACGAGGTGAAAGCCGCTATCGGTGATCACACCTTTGACCTGCTGACTCGGCAAGACCGCCCCGGCAGCACCGCCCGCTGTCCTCACCACAGCAGCGATCGCGAGCTAGTTGTAGGTTAA